From a region of the Salinispira pacifica genome:
- a CDS encoding M15 family metallopeptidase, with protein MKNAYLPAFILTLLISALANVSAAPGSETGISPSRSNSNVSNSNVSNSIVMEGESEENGRSGTGAGSGSETPGGPVLEDSQEAREARRVVFAFARAYPDKISETAYRDGDWALRIGDQWFYYADRKMLPSEAREEQERYSRYSFYEYEKELPEIREFTEEQIASMEERVVDRATSGIGRHPGLTDALWNINDAASADAAAKTMYLFGARVNVHRDLMEDLARVESRVRELAAEDPQLRRFINSIVNIDGQFWRSIAGSSNRSNHAYGIAIDIPPARYDRSQVYWRWAREAGLPWYSLPYDQRHMPPMSFVRAFEEEGFIWGGKWFYFDTIHFEYRPEILLYSGWELEKFSP; from the coding sequence ATGAAAAACGCATATCTCCCGGCATTCATACTCACACTTCTGATATCTGCCCTGGCAAACGTCTCCGCTGCCCCCGGTTCGGAAACCGGGATTTCACCATCCCGTTCCAATTCCAATGTCTCCAATTCCAATGTCTCCAATTCAATTGTGATGGAAGGCGAGTCGGAGGAGAACGGCAGGTCCGGCACTGGAGCAGGTTCCGGCTCTGAGACCCCCGGCGGCCCCGTCCTGGAAGATTCACAGGAAGCACGGGAAGCCCGGCGGGTGGTTTTTGCCTTCGCCCGGGCATATCCGGATAAAATCAGCGAAACTGCGTACCGGGACGGAGACTGGGCGCTGCGCATCGGCGATCAGTGGTTTTACTATGCCGACCGGAAAATGCTTCCCTCCGAGGCCCGGGAAGAGCAAGAGCGGTACAGCCGCTACTCGTTTTACGAATACGAGAAAGAATTGCCGGAAATCCGGGAGTTCACTGAGGAGCAGATCGCCTCCATGGAAGAGCGGGTGGTTGACCGGGCAACATCGGGCATCGGCAGACATCCCGGCCTCACCGATGCCCTGTGGAATATCAATGACGCCGCCAGTGCCGATGCCGCGGCCAAGACCATGTATTTGTTCGGGGCCAGGGTGAACGTACACCGGGACCTCATGGAAGATCTGGCCCGGGTGGAAAGCAGGGTCAGGGAGCTGGCAGCGGAAGATCCTCAGCTCCGCCGCTTTATAAACTCTATTGTGAACATAGACGGCCAGTTCTGGCGGTCCATCGCCGGCTCATCAAACCGGAGCAACCACGCTTACGGCATCGCCATCGACATCCCCCCGGCACGTTACGACCGCTCCCAGGTATACTGGCGCTGGGCCCGGGAAGCAGGCTTGCCCTGGTATTCCCTGCCCTACGATCAGCGGCACATGCCTCCCATGAGTTTCGTTCGAGCCTTTGAAGAAGAAGGTTTTATCTGGGGAGGCAAGTGGTTTTATTTTGATACCATCCACTTCGAGTACCGGCCGGAAATTCTTCTTTACAGCGGATGGGAACTGGAGAAATTCAGCCCATAA
- a CDS encoding GMP reductase, whose translation MRIEPDIKLGFKDVMFRPKRSTLKSRSEVGLRREYQFRNSGRSWSGIPVVAANMDTVGTFSMAASLGKQELVTAVHKHYRVDEWKDFLSELDDDFFARFMLSTGTGEGDYAKLKQIMALDSRIEFICVDVANGYSEAFVDFVKKVRSEFPQVNIAAGNVVTGEMVEELILAGADMIKVGIGPGSVCTTRVKTGVGYPQISAIIECADAAHGLGGHIIADGGCTNPGDVAKAFGAGADFVMLGGMLAGHAESGGEIIESDGEQYMEFYGMSSSRAMEKHSGGVAEYRASEGKVITIPYRGGVKHTVLDILGGIRSTCTYVGAGRLKELSKRTTFIRVAEQENRVFNRQ comes from the coding sequence ATGCGAATAGAACCCGATATAAAGCTGGGATTCAAAGATGTGATGTTCCGACCGAAACGGTCAACTTTAAAAAGCCGTTCAGAAGTGGGGCTGAGACGGGAGTATCAATTCAGAAATTCCGGAAGAAGCTGGTCGGGCATACCGGTTGTGGCCGCCAATATGGACACGGTGGGCACGTTTTCAATGGCTGCCAGCCTGGGAAAACAGGAACTGGTGACCGCAGTGCACAAGCATTACCGGGTCGATGAGTGGAAAGATTTTCTGTCGGAGCTTGATGACGATTTTTTTGCCCGGTTCATGCTGAGCACCGGCACCGGCGAGGGTGACTACGCAAAACTTAAGCAGATTATGGCCCTGGACTCCCGGATTGAGTTTATTTGTGTGGATGTTGCCAACGGGTACTCCGAAGCTTTTGTGGATTTTGTGAAGAAGGTCCGTTCGGAATTTCCTCAGGTAAATATTGCCGCCGGGAATGTGGTGACCGGCGAAATGGTGGAAGAACTGATTCTCGCCGGTGCGGATATGATCAAGGTGGGTATCGGACCGGGATCGGTATGCACCACCCGGGTGAAAACCGGTGTGGGGTATCCCCAGATTTCGGCAATTATCGAGTGCGCCGATGCCGCCCATGGACTGGGCGGACATATTATCGCCGACGGCGGCTGCACCAACCCCGGTGATGTTGCAAAGGCGTTCGGTGCCGGAGCGGACTTTGTCATGCTTGGAGGGATGCTTGCCGGGCATGCGGAATCCGGCGGGGAGATTATCGAGTCTGACGGTGAACAGTACATGGAGTTTTACGGCATGAGTTCATCCAGGGCCATGGAAAAGCATTCCGGAGGAGTGGCCGAATACCGGGCTTCCGAAGGAAAGGTCATCACCATACCCTACCGCGGGGGGGTGAAGCATACCGTTCTGGACATATTGGGCGGGATCCGGTCCACATGCACCTATGTTGGCGCCGGAAGACTGAAAGAATTGAGTAAGCGCACAACCTTCATTCGGGTGGCGGAACAGGAAAACCGGGTGTTCAACCGGCAATAA
- a CDS encoding GGDEF domain-containing response regulator, protein MKSKPIVLIVDDNPQNLQFLAEMLDQKGYEPAVALNGNEAISFIRKREEIDAVLMDVMMPGMNGYEATRKIREFRSKEELPIIFLTALDDRKDISRGFQSGGVDYITKPFDSEELMHRLNLHIELSQTRSQLEERLEELEEKNRQLTDLKKKLELLASTDPLTEILNRRAMSERLHEEIDRARRYNHSFSIIFLDLDHFKQINDSYGHEAGDKALVQFSDILKESVRSGDLVSRWGGEEFLLLVLNAGISDAMDLAGRIKQSAENADWDFVSEGYRLSFTAGVVELGSEEDYDSLFKRADEALYEGKEGGRDRIIAG, encoded by the coding sequence ATGAAATCGAAACCCATAGTACTTATCGTTGACGATAATCCGCAGAATCTGCAATTCCTTGCGGAAATGCTGGATCAAAAAGGCTATGAACCTGCCGTGGCACTGAACGGCAACGAAGCAATCTCCTTTATCCGGAAAAGGGAGGAGATAGATGCGGTTCTCATGGATGTGATGATGCCGGGAATGAACGGATATGAGGCGACCAGGAAAATCCGGGAGTTTCGAAGCAAGGAAGAGTTACCCATCATTTTTCTCACCGCTCTAGATGACAGGAAGGATATCAGCAGGGGGTTCCAATCCGGAGGCGTTGATTATATTACCAAACCCTTTGACAGCGAAGAGCTGATGCACCGGCTGAACCTCCACATTGAGCTATCCCAAACCCGTAGCCAGCTGGAGGAACGCCTTGAGGAGCTTGAAGAAAAAAACCGTCAGCTGACCGATCTCAAGAAGAAGCTGGAACTGCTGGCCAGCACCGATCCGCTGACCGAGATCCTGAATCGCAGGGCCATGAGCGAACGCCTCCATGAAGAGATTGACCGGGCACGGCGATACAACCACAGTTTCAGCATCATCTTCCTGGATCTGGATCATTTCAAACAGATTAACGACAGCTACGGACATGAAGCAGGCGACAAAGCGCTGGTGCAGTTCTCAGACATTCTGAAAGAGAGCGTCCGCAGCGGAGACCTGGTAAGCAGGTGGGGCGGAGAGGAATTTCTTCTGCTGGTTCTGAATGCGGGAATCAGCGACGCCATGGATCTGGCAGGCCGGATTAAACAATCAGCGGAGAATGCGGACTGGGATTTTGTATCAGAAGGTTACCGGCTGAGCTTCACAGCCGGGGTGGTTGAGCTTGGCTCTGAAGAAGACTACGACAGTCTCTTCAAGAGGGCCGATGAAGCCCTCTATGAAGGGAAGGAAGGGGGCAGGGACAGGATTATTGCCGGTTGA